The following proteins come from a genomic window of Scomber japonicus isolate fScoJap1 chromosome 4, fScoJap1.pri, whole genome shotgun sequence:
- the LOC128357248 gene encoding differentially expressed in FDCP 6 homolog isoform X1, protein MDLRSELLKSIWYGFTALDLEKSGKVSKSQLKVLSHNLCTVLSIPHDPVALEEHFRDDDDGPVSSQGYMPYLNKYILDKVVEGSFIKENVDELCWTLTAKKNYQTDKTSSTVLPEKDAFRLWCLFNFLSEDKYPLVMVPDEVEYLLKKMCMAMSIEVNCVELEDFFSQDSVQQTGITVWVFLEMMNSGKITRGIEKGIISMAVEEVYREIVGDVLKEGYLWKKGQLRRNWKERWFTLRPSNLSYYTGEDRKDCQGNIPLDGNCCVEEVGDDQILFGRSKWMKNVLFPVLPDRDGKRCMFCLKTLSKTYEMSASDTKQRQEWTTAIQTAIRLHVEGKTSLHKDLKLKRREQREHREKRQQSKEEELQRLRALQEERERKLAELELLKEAQKQAQALLEQDEQKRRQQHEQLQQALEVQLREAEEARVSMQAEMALKEEEAEKQRKRILELEEMQKRLEEALQLEIKARLDEETFRYDQARLLAEEEEKMKALMALQEEQEEYILKTEREKQELKQEMESKSRSLDEAQRQLEEVRANRHRVDQDVVAAQRKLRQASTNVKHWNVQMNRLMRPIGPGEKRPSLGSSYSSFQIPTQRDPGLRLRRRSGSEDQDEESKENVDRRPGSDLEKRHSHASNGDMDIP, encoded by the exons ATGGACCTGCGCTCTGAGTTGCTGAAGTCCATCTGGTACGGTTTCACAGCCCTGGATCTGGAGAAGAGTGGCAAGGTGTCCAAGTCTCAGCTCAAG GTATTGTCCCACAACCTGTGCACAGTCTTGAGTATCCCACATGACCCAGTTGCTTTGGAGGAGCACTTcagggatgatgatgatggcccGGTCTCCAGTCAGGGTTACATGCCTTACCTCAACAAATACATCCTGGATAAG GTTGTGGAGGGCTCTTTCATTAAGGAAAACGTAGACGAGCTCTGTTGGACTCTTACGGCAAAGAAAAACTACCAAACAGACAAAACCAGCAGCACTGTTCTGCCTGAGAAAGATGCTTTTCGGCTTTGGTgcctttttaattttctgtctgAGGACAAGTACCCTTTAGTTATGGTCCCTGACGAG GTGGAGTACCTGCTCAAGAAGATGTGCATGGCTATGAGCATTGAGGTTAACTGTGTTGAATTAGAGGATTTCTTCTCCCAAGACTCTGTGCAACAGACCGGCATtactgtttgggtttttttggagaTGATGAACTCGGGGAAGATAACCAGAGGAATTGAAAAGGGCATAATCAGCATGGCTGTAGAGGAAGTATACAGGGAGATAGTGGGTGATGTCCTCAAAGAG GGCTATCTGTGGAAGAAAGGCCAGCTGAGGAGAAACTGGAAGGAACGATGGTTCACTTTAAGACCGAGCAACTTGTCCTACTACACTGGGGAGGACCGCAAAGACTGCCAGGGCAACATACCTCTGGATGGGAACTGCTGTGTAGAA GAAGTAGGCGATGATCAAATATTGTTTGGTCGTTCAAAATGGATGAAAAACGTCCTATTTCCA GTGCTGCCAGACCGAGATGGGAAGAGGTGCATGTTTTGTCTGAAAACCCTCTCGAAGACCTATGAGATGAGTGCCTCAGACACCAAACAGAGACAAGAATGGACTACAG CCATCCAGACGGCTATCAGGCTGCACGTGGAGGGGAAAACGTCTCTCCACAAAGATCTGAAGCTGAAGCGGCGTGAACAACGGGAGCACCGGGAGAAGAGACAACAGTCCAAGGAGGAGGAGTTGCAGAGGCTACGGGCGCTGCAGGAGGAGCGGGAACGTAAGCTGGCCGAGCTCGAGCTCCTTAAGGAGGCGCAGAAGCAGGCCCAGGCCCTCTTGGAGCAGGATGAGCAGAAGAGGCGTCAGCAGCATGAGCAGCTCCAGCAGGCCCTGGAGGTCCAGCTTCGTGAGGCTGAGGAG GCTCGAGTCAGCATGCAGGCAGAGATGGCTctgaaagaggaggaggcagagaagcagaggaagaggatcCTTGAGCTGGAGGAGATGCAGAAGCGTCTGGAGGAGGCACTGCAGCTGGAGATCAAAGCCAGGCTGGATGAGGAGACCTTCCGTTATGATCAAGCACG GTTACtggcagaggaagaagagaaaatgaaggCCTTGATGGCcctgcaggaggagcaggaggagtacATCctgaagacagagagggagaaacaggaGCTGAAACAGGAAATGGAGTCCAAGTCCCGGTCCCTGGATGAGGCACAGAGGCAGCTGGAGGAGGTCCGTGCCAACCGGCACAGGGTTGACCAGGATGTCGTG GCTGCCCAGAGGAAACTGCGGCAAGCGAGCACCAACGTCAAACACTGGAATGTCCAGATGAACAGACTGATGCGACCAATCGGACCTGGCG AGAAACGACCATCGTTGGGAAGCTCATACTCATCTTTCCAGATCCCAACACAAAGAGACCCCGGGCTGCGTCTTAGGAGGAGATCAGGATCTGAGGATCAGGACGAGGAGAGCAAAGAAAATGTTGATAGGAGACCTGGATCTGATTTAGAGAAACGTCACTCCCATGCCTCAAACGGGGACATGGACATcccctaa
- the LOC128357248 gene encoding differentially expressed in FDCP 6 homolog isoform X2: MDLRSELLKSIWYGFTALDLEKSGKVSKSQLKVLSHNLCTVLSIPHDPVALEEHFRDDDDGPVSSQGYMPYLNKYILDKVVEGSFIKENVDELCWTLTAKKNYQTDKTSSTVLPEKDAFRLWCLFNFLSEDKYPLVMVPDEVEYLLKKMCMAMSIEVNCVELEDFFSQDSVQQTGITVWVFLEMMNSGKITRGIEKGIISMAVEEVYREIVGDVLKEGYLWKKGQLRRNWKERWFTLRPSNLSYYTGEDRKDCQGNIPLDGNCCVEVLPDRDGKRCMFCLKTLSKTYEMSASDTKQRQEWTTAIQTAIRLHVEGKTSLHKDLKLKRREQREHREKRQQSKEEELQRLRALQEERERKLAELELLKEAQKQAQALLEQDEQKRRQQHEQLQQALEVQLREAEEARVSMQAEMALKEEEAEKQRKRILELEEMQKRLEEALQLEIKARLDEETFRYDQARLLAEEEEKMKALMALQEEQEEYILKTEREKQELKQEMESKSRSLDEAQRQLEEVRANRHRVDQDVVAAQRKLRQASTNVKHWNVQMNRLMRPIGPGEKRPSLGSSYSSFQIPTQRDPGLRLRRRSGSEDQDEESKENVDRRPGSDLEKRHSHASNGDMDIP, translated from the exons ATGGACCTGCGCTCTGAGTTGCTGAAGTCCATCTGGTACGGTTTCACAGCCCTGGATCTGGAGAAGAGTGGCAAGGTGTCCAAGTCTCAGCTCAAG GTATTGTCCCACAACCTGTGCACAGTCTTGAGTATCCCACATGACCCAGTTGCTTTGGAGGAGCACTTcagggatgatgatgatggcccGGTCTCCAGTCAGGGTTACATGCCTTACCTCAACAAATACATCCTGGATAAG GTTGTGGAGGGCTCTTTCATTAAGGAAAACGTAGACGAGCTCTGTTGGACTCTTACGGCAAAGAAAAACTACCAAACAGACAAAACCAGCAGCACTGTTCTGCCTGAGAAAGATGCTTTTCGGCTTTGGTgcctttttaattttctgtctgAGGACAAGTACCCTTTAGTTATGGTCCCTGACGAG GTGGAGTACCTGCTCAAGAAGATGTGCATGGCTATGAGCATTGAGGTTAACTGTGTTGAATTAGAGGATTTCTTCTCCCAAGACTCTGTGCAACAGACCGGCATtactgtttgggtttttttggagaTGATGAACTCGGGGAAGATAACCAGAGGAATTGAAAAGGGCATAATCAGCATGGCTGTAGAGGAAGTATACAGGGAGATAGTGGGTGATGTCCTCAAAGAG GGCTATCTGTGGAAGAAAGGCCAGCTGAGGAGAAACTGGAAGGAACGATGGTTCACTTTAAGACCGAGCAACTTGTCCTACTACACTGGGGAGGACCGCAAAGACTGCCAGGGCAACATACCTCTGGATGGGAACTGCTGTGTAGAA GTGCTGCCAGACCGAGATGGGAAGAGGTGCATGTTTTGTCTGAAAACCCTCTCGAAGACCTATGAGATGAGTGCCTCAGACACCAAACAGAGACAAGAATGGACTACAG CCATCCAGACGGCTATCAGGCTGCACGTGGAGGGGAAAACGTCTCTCCACAAAGATCTGAAGCTGAAGCGGCGTGAACAACGGGAGCACCGGGAGAAGAGACAACAGTCCAAGGAGGAGGAGTTGCAGAGGCTACGGGCGCTGCAGGAGGAGCGGGAACGTAAGCTGGCCGAGCTCGAGCTCCTTAAGGAGGCGCAGAAGCAGGCCCAGGCCCTCTTGGAGCAGGATGAGCAGAAGAGGCGTCAGCAGCATGAGCAGCTCCAGCAGGCCCTGGAGGTCCAGCTTCGTGAGGCTGAGGAG GCTCGAGTCAGCATGCAGGCAGAGATGGCTctgaaagaggaggaggcagagaagcagaggaagaggatcCTTGAGCTGGAGGAGATGCAGAAGCGTCTGGAGGAGGCACTGCAGCTGGAGATCAAAGCCAGGCTGGATGAGGAGACCTTCCGTTATGATCAAGCACG GTTACtggcagaggaagaagagaaaatgaaggCCTTGATGGCcctgcaggaggagcaggaggagtacATCctgaagacagagagggagaaacaggaGCTGAAACAGGAAATGGAGTCCAAGTCCCGGTCCCTGGATGAGGCACAGAGGCAGCTGGAGGAGGTCCGTGCCAACCGGCACAGGGTTGACCAGGATGTCGTG GCTGCCCAGAGGAAACTGCGGCAAGCGAGCACCAACGTCAAACACTGGAATGTCCAGATGAACAGACTGATGCGACCAATCGGACCTGGCG AGAAACGACCATCGTTGGGAAGCTCATACTCATCTTTCCAGATCCCAACACAAAGAGACCCCGGGCTGCGTCTTAGGAGGAGATCAGGATCTGAGGATCAGGACGAGGAGAGCAAAGAAAATGTTGATAGGAGACCTGGATCTGATTTAGAGAAACGTCACTCCCATGCCTCAAACGGGGACATGGACATcccctaa
- the troap gene encoding uncharacterized protein troap yields MKSRQKAEPSTGSVRSMQFSPDPAALKSILLNEGVKAGRPVGATPRNSVCPSGRGTSIYTAQRVPVRKNCTEATGGAVAVTLKETPSKKWTPQRVRDIKHQPMSTMKWHLSTPYTGTPGLRHCNTNLQPRQEEVVQRLFDDQEDERSTNVAEKDPEIQAEQLPVQASTIKSQCEENSETSRTNSEEDEENKQIMGGQPFLQAPQRQSVIFFSAGKNLLRAPRFEKQETSVHQEQHGPVSSEQGKVLRVHEGKSSVSETSCQMKSVHRDLTVQKTCALSPAVAILRKRLPPLEELLMDEEVATYTSVTAPAANGVLPPRPRCENPVASILHLEESITFVPIDFNLSSGPSSPLRGDDMMHER; encoded by the exons ATGAAGAGTCGTCAGAAGGCTGAACCCTCTACAG GATCAGTGAGGTCAATGCAGTTCTCTCCAGACCCCGCTGCACTGAAGAGCATCCTCCTGAATGAGGGGGTGAAGGCTGGACGGCCTGTGGGTGCCACACCTCGAAACTCAGTCTGTCCATCAGGCAGAGGGACTTCGATTTACACA GCCCAGAGAGTTCCAGTCAGAAAAAATTGTACAGAGGCAACCGGAGGAGCAGTGG CAGTAACACTCAAAGAGACTCCGTCAAAGAAATGGACGCCACAGAGGGTTCGCGACATCAAGCATCAGCCCATGTCCACCATG AAATGGCATCTGTCGACACCATACACCGGCACTCCCGGGCTGAGGCACTGCAACACCAACCTACAGCCACGCCAGGAG gAGGTCGTCCAGAGATTATTTGATGATCAAGAGGACGAGCGGAGCACAAATGTGGCCGAGAAAGATCCAGAGATACAAGCAGAGCAGCTCCCGGTTCAAGCTTCAACT ATTAAATCTCAGTGTGAAGAAAACTCAGAGACGAGCAGGACCAACAgcgaggaggatgaggagaacaAACAGATTATGGGAGGACAGCCATTCCTCCAAGCGCCTCAAAGACAGTCGgtcatttttttctcagcaGGCAAAAATCTGTTAAGAGCTCCACGTTTTGAGAAGCAGGAGACCTCAGTCCATCAGGAGCAACACGGTCCTGTCTCATCAGAACAGGGAAAAGTGCTTCGGGTACATGAAGGAAAGTCATCTGTGTCAGAAACAAGCTGTCAGATGAAGAGTGTACACAGAG ACCTCACTGTTCAGAAGACTTGTGCTCTAAGTCCTGCCGTAGCGATACTGCGCAAGCGCCTTCCTCCCCTGGAAGAGCTGCTAATGGACGAGGAGGTGGCCACCTACACCTCGGTGACGGCCCCGGCTGCCAACGGGGTCCTCCCTCCTCGGCCTCGATGTGAAAATCCGGTGGCCTCCATCCTGCACCTCGAAGAGTCAATT acATTTGTTCCAATTGACTTCAATCTCTCCTCCGGCCCTTCTTCTCCACTTAGAGGAGATGATATGATGCATGAGAGATAA